The following coding sequences are from one Electrophorus electricus isolate fEleEle1 chromosome 22, fEleEle1.pri, whole genome shotgun sequence window:
- the dlgap4a gene encoding disks large-associated protein 4 isoform X3, whose translation MQHDGVTRSSLITSYYREKDPRFHVCKKTPPPVPPRIKPLIALNVQSSTESAQDTYLDNQDKRDEANSQSGRSNSSDSVTSSRTGSLAKGAKRPPLLPQAPIPAPREPPLPLPSARVSSPPLPSPAPETPPISITLVTDEPQAAPRRKLSSIGIQVDCVQPVLREEQTPTTRFQSIGVQVEDGRPLSRYSSMASRQETTEVESQDQADGKSAQDGTTGCGTQTPGSPERGQRTPNPLKAAATRSVSGSIPESLDPALDPSSLPPPDPSLQIGGSGSLNGAAEQTRTPAACLRDGHWFLKLLQAETGRMEAWCQQMEQEGKEKQLSEEVLGKIRSAVGSAQLLMSQKFQQFRGLCEQNLDTDAQPRPTAQDLAGFWDLLQLSIEDISMKFDELHLLKSNAWNLPEDSSKKKEDKKQPSVQTPKKVAKAKSPAAKEKSSGEPSAADKQRQEARKRLMAAKRAVSERQNSATESADSIEIYVPEAQTRL comes from the exons ATGCAACATGATGGGGTCACTCGATCGTCGCTGATCACCTCGTATTACCGAGAAAAGGATCCACGGTTTCACG TCTGTAAGAAGACTCCGCCCCCAGTTCCTCCACGCATCAAGCCCCTCATAGCACTGAATGTTCAGAGCAGCACCGAGTCTGCTCAGGACACCTACCTGGACAACCAGGACAAGCGCGACGAGGCCAACAGCCAGTCAGGACGCAGCAACTCCTCAGACAGCGTCACCAGCTCAAGGACGGGAAGCTTAGCCAAGGGCGCCAAGCGGCCGCCCCTGCTGCCCCAGGCCCCGATTCCTGCCCCGCGGGAACCACCCTTGCCCCTGCCCAGTGCCAGGGTGAGCAGCCCCCCTCTTCCCTCCCCAGCTCCCGAGACTCCGCCCATAAGCATCACTCTCGTGACAGACGAACCCCAAGCTGCTCCCAGGCGAAAACTTTCATCTATCggtatccag GTGGACTGTGTGCAGCCTGTGCTGAGGGAGGAGCAGACCCCCACAACAAGGTTCCAGTCCATTGGCGTGCAAGTGGAGGACGGCAGGCC ACTCAGCCGCTACAGCAGTATGGCGTCCCGACAGGAGACGACTGAGGTGGAGTCTCAAGACCAGGCAGACGGCAAGTCGGCACAGGATGGCACCACCGGCTGTGGCACACAGACGCCAGGCTCGCCAGAGCGCGGCCAGCGCACACCAAACCCCTTGAAAGCTGCTGCCACCCGCTCCGTATCAGGCTCCATTCCAGAGAGCCTTGACCCGGCGCTGGACCCGTCCTCGCTGCCCCCTCCAGACCCTTCGCTCCAGATTGGTGGGAGTGGGAGCTTGAATGGGGCGGCGGAGCAGACTAGAACTCCAGCAGCGTGCCTCAGGGATGGCCACTGGTTCCTCAAACTTCTACAAGCTGAGACTGGCCGCATGGAGGCCTGGTGCCAGCAGATGGAGCAAGAGGGCAAAGAGAAGCAGCTCTCAGAAGAGG tactgGGGAAGATCCGCAGTGCGGTAGGCAGTGCTCAGTTGCTCATGTCTCAGAAGTTCCAGCAGTTCCGAGGCCTGTGTGAGCAGAACCTG GACACGGATGCCCAGCCGCGGCCCACTGCGCAGGACCTGGCTGGTTTCTGGGACCTGCTGCAGCTCTCCATAGAGGACATCAGCATGAAGTTCGACGAGCTGCACCTGCTCAAGTCCAATGCCTGGAACCTGCCAGAGGACAGCAGCAaaaag AAGGAGGACAAGAAGCAACCGTCGGTGCAGACGCCGAAGAAAGTGGCGAAGGCCAAGTCGCCCGCCGCCAAGGAGAAGAGCAGTGGCGAGCCGAGCGCCGCCGACAAGCAGCGTCAGGAGGCCAGGAAGCGGCTGATGGCAGCCAAGCGCGCTGTGTCTGAGCGGCAGAACTCGGCCACGGAGAGCGCCGACAGCATCGAGATCTACGTGCCTGAGGCCCAGACTCGGCTCTGA
- the myl9a gene encoding myosin regulatory light polypeptide 9 — translation MSAAKRAKGKTTKKRPQRATSNVFAMFDQSQIQEFKEAFNMIDQNRDGFIDKEDLHDMLASLGKNPSDEYLEGMMSEAPGPINFTMFLTMFGERLNGTDPEDVIRNAFTCFDEDGSGFIHEDHLRELLTTMGDRFTDEEVDELFREAPIDKKGNFNYTEFTRILKHGAKDKDDI, via the exons ATGTCTGCTGCCAAGCGAGCTAAGGGGAAGACCACAAAGAAGCGTCCCCAGAGGGCAACCTCCAATGTGTTTGCCATGTTCGACCAGTCCCAGATCCAGGAATTCAAAGAAGCATTCAACATGATCGACCAGAACCGTGATGGCTTCATCGACAAGGAGGACCTGCATGACATGCTCGCCTCTCTTG GAAAGAATCCCTCAGACGAGTACCTGGAAGGCATGATGAGTGAGGCTCCAGGGCCGATTAACTTCACCATGTTCCTCACCATGTTTGGAGAACGCCTCAACGGAACGGACCCCGAGGATGTCATACGAAACGCCTTCACCTGCTTTGACGAGGATGGCTCAG GGTTCATTCATGAAGACCATCTTCGTGAACTCCTAACCACCATGGGTGACCGCTTCACTGACGAGGAGGTTGACGAGCTTTTCCGCGAAGCACCAATTGACAAGAAGGGGAATTTCAACTACACAGAATTCACGCGTATCCTCAAGCACGGCGCTAAAGACAAAGACGACATCTAA
- the dlgap4a gene encoding disks large-associated protein 4 isoform X2, with translation MQHDGVTRSSLITSYYREKDPRFHVCKKTPPPVPPRIKPLIALNVQSSTESAQDTYLDNQDKRDEANSQSGRSNSSDSVTSSRTGSLAKGAKRPPLLPQAPIPAPREPPLPLPSARVSSPPLPSPAPETPPISITLVTDEPQAAPRRKLSSIGIQVDCVQPVLREEQTPTTRFQSIGVQVEDGRPLSRYSSMASRQETTEVESQDQADGKSAQDGTTGCGTQTPGSPERGQRTPNPLKAAATRSVSGSIPESLDPALDPSSLPPPDPSLQIGGSGSLNGAAEQTRTPAACLRDGHWFLKLLQAETGRMEAWCQQMEQEGKEKQLSEEVLGKIRSAVGSAQLLMSQKFQQFRGLCEQNLDTDAQPRPTAQDLAGFWDLLQLSIEDISMKFDELHLLKSNAWNLPEDSSKKEKEDKKQPSVQTPKKVAKAKSPAAKEKSSGEPSAADKQRQEARKRLMAAKRAVSERQNSATESADSIEIYVPEAQTRL, from the exons ATGCAACATGATGGGGTCACTCGATCGTCGCTGATCACCTCGTATTACCGAGAAAAGGATCCACGGTTTCACG TCTGTAAGAAGACTCCGCCCCCAGTTCCTCCACGCATCAAGCCCCTCATAGCACTGAATGTTCAGAGCAGCACCGAGTCTGCTCAGGACACCTACCTGGACAACCAGGACAAGCGCGACGAGGCCAACAGCCAGTCAGGACGCAGCAACTCCTCAGACAGCGTCACCAGCTCAAGGACGGGAAGCTTAGCCAAGGGCGCCAAGCGGCCGCCCCTGCTGCCCCAGGCCCCGATTCCTGCCCCGCGGGAACCACCCTTGCCCCTGCCCAGTGCCAGGGTGAGCAGCCCCCCTCTTCCCTCCCCAGCTCCCGAGACTCCGCCCATAAGCATCACTCTCGTGACAGACGAACCCCAAGCTGCTCCCAGGCGAAAACTTTCATCTATCggtatccag GTGGACTGTGTGCAGCCTGTGCTGAGGGAGGAGCAGACCCCCACAACAAGGTTCCAGTCCATTGGCGTGCAAGTGGAGGACGGCAGGCC ACTCAGCCGCTACAGCAGTATGGCGTCCCGACAGGAGACGACTGAGGTGGAGTCTCAAGACCAGGCAGACGGCAAGTCGGCACAGGATGGCACCACCGGCTGTGGCACACAGACGCCAGGCTCGCCAGAGCGCGGCCAGCGCACACCAAACCCCTTGAAAGCTGCTGCCACCCGCTCCGTATCAGGCTCCATTCCAGAGAGCCTTGACCCGGCGCTGGACCCGTCCTCGCTGCCCCCTCCAGACCCTTCGCTCCAGATTGGTGGGAGTGGGAGCTTGAATGGGGCGGCGGAGCAGACTAGAACTCCAGCAGCGTGCCTCAGGGATGGCCACTGGTTCCTCAAACTTCTACAAGCTGAGACTGGCCGCATGGAGGCCTGGTGCCAGCAGATGGAGCAAGAGGGCAAAGAGAAGCAGCTCTCAGAAGAGG tactgGGGAAGATCCGCAGTGCGGTAGGCAGTGCTCAGTTGCTCATGTCTCAGAAGTTCCAGCAGTTCCGAGGCCTGTGTGAGCAGAACCTG GACACGGATGCCCAGCCGCGGCCCACTGCGCAGGACCTGGCTGGTTTCTGGGACCTGCTGCAGCTCTCCATAGAGGACATCAGCATGAAGTTCGACGAGCTGCACCTGCTCAAGTCCAATGCCTGGAACCTGCCAGAGGACAGCAGCAaaaag GAGAAGGAGGACAAGAAGCAACCGTCGGTGCAGACGCCGAAGAAAGTGGCGAAGGCCAAGTCGCCCGCCGCCAAGGAGAAGAGCAGTGGCGAGCCGAGCGCCGCCGACAAGCAGCGTCAGGAGGCCAGGAAGCGGCTGATGGCAGCCAAGCGCGCTGTGTCTGAGCGGCAGAACTCGGCCACGGAGAGCGCCGACAGCATCGAGATCTACGTGCCTGAGGCCCAGACTCGGCTCTGA